Proteins encoded within one genomic window of Haloarcula marismortui ATCC 43049:
- a CDS encoding DUF2309 domain-containing protein, which produces MSTEPTIHDSIDTAATTVGSLWPIHSFVTANPLAGFEDQPFSEAVTQAADLLGGRGYPSTRTFRAALQRGQIDPEILDAELSEAGYEKEPEILLDRMAEATDAADSDSDTATDHVDQVLTKWLSAFLDEGSAHWSMPNREAGFYAAFRGVAEHDSEIPDAGIIAELPESPIETIETVLASHPENQWVPIFEEQLAALPGWTGLIKQRADDEGAWQSTYPISLVGYLAARLALLDAVGAALAPSNDSIDPDPAAELAGAFLRAWEASYRGDLVETVAAESQSLADSDSSGRPDAQMVFCIDTRSEIIRRHIEATGDYETHGYAGFFGIPMEYQGYDTDVSVDACPPILDPQHHVTDVPIDDDTQESHDRWSGIRDTADEIIETLEANAATAYGFVETAGSGYGLALAARTLVPGRVQDLFDAAGRSVPDDHEFCDPLVHHQHTYTGDLPVGLTTDEKVEYAATAFDLMGWEAFSRLVVFTGHASETTNNPYDSSLDCGACAGNPGGPNARVLATICNDTEVQSALRDRGFEIPEDTVFMAGEHNTTTDEVELYDSEVPESHADDLKQLRANLATARENAAAERAESMGSDASSGVSETQRRAADWAETRPEWGLAGNAGFVIGPRELTSDVDLDGRAFLHSYDWSTDPDGEALEAILTGPMVVTQWINTQYYFSTVDNAVYGSGSKVTHNPVGNVGVYQGNGGDLMTGLPLQSLMAADDDPHHQPLRLSTVIHAPVDRVTDVLADHAELATLLDNNWLSLTVVDPTQDHHAFEYERDLEWSTVSEVSEADPAEPTATAVADD; this is translated from the coding sequence ATGAGTACTGAACCCACCATCCACGACAGTATCGACACCGCTGCGACCACCGTCGGCTCCCTCTGGCCTATCCACTCGTTCGTGACGGCAAACCCCCTCGCGGGGTTCGAGGACCAGCCGTTCAGCGAGGCGGTCACACAGGCAGCCGACCTGTTGGGCGGCCGTGGCTACCCCAGCACGAGGACGTTCCGTGCAGCGCTGCAGCGCGGCCAGATAGACCCGGAGATTCTCGACGCGGAACTCTCCGAGGCCGGGTACGAGAAGGAACCCGAGATATTGCTCGACCGAATGGCCGAAGCGACCGATGCCGCGGACAGTGACTCCGACACCGCAACCGACCACGTCGATCAGGTCCTGACGAAATGGCTGTCAGCATTCCTCGATGAGGGGAGCGCCCACTGGTCGATGCCGAACCGCGAAGCGGGGTTCTACGCTGCATTCCGTGGGGTTGCCGAGCACGACAGCGAAATCCCGGATGCAGGAATTATCGCTGAGCTGCCTGAATCGCCCATTGAAACTATCGAGACCGTACTTGCATCCCACCCGGAGAATCAGTGGGTGCCCATCTTCGAGGAGCAACTGGCCGCTCTCCCTGGCTGGACGGGACTCATCAAGCAGCGTGCCGACGACGAGGGCGCGTGGCAGTCGACGTACCCGATTTCACTGGTTGGATACCTCGCGGCGCGTCTGGCCCTGCTAGACGCCGTCGGTGCTGCCCTCGCTCCCTCGAACGACAGCATCGACCCGGACCCGGCTGCCGAACTCGCCGGGGCGTTCCTGCGTGCCTGGGAAGCGAGCTACCGCGGCGACCTCGTCGAGACCGTTGCCGCGGAGAGCCAGTCGCTGGCTGACAGCGACAGTTCGGGCCGCCCGGACGCACAGATGGTCTTCTGTATTGACACCCGCTCTGAGATCATCCGCCGCCACATCGAGGCCACGGGCGACTACGAGACCCACGGGTACGCCGGCTTCTTCGGCATTCCAATGGAGTATCAGGGCTACGACACCGATGTGTCGGTCGACGCCTGCCCCCCGATTCTCGATCCACAGCACCACGTCACCGACGTGCCGATCGACGACGACACGCAGGAGAGCCACGACCGCTGGTCGGGCATCCGTGACACCGCCGACGAAATCATCGAGACGCTAGAGGCCAACGCCGCTACGGCCTACGGCTTCGTCGAAACTGCTGGGAGCGGGTACGGCCTCGCGCTCGCGGCCCGCACGCTTGTCCCCGGGCGCGTGCAGGACCTGTTTGACGCGGCTGGGCGCTCGGTGCCCGACGACCACGAGTTCTGTGACCCGCTCGTCCATCACCAGCACACCTACACCGGAGATCTGCCAGTGGGGCTGACCACCGACGAGAAAGTCGAGTACGCCGCCACCGCGTTCGACCTGATGGGCTGGGAGGCGTTCAGTCGCCTCGTCGTCTTCACCGGGCACGCCAGTGAGACGACGAACAACCCCTACGATTCGAGTCTGGACTGTGGTGCCTGCGCCGGCAACCCCGGCGGCCCGAACGCCCGCGTGCTGGCGACGATTTGCAACGACACCGAAGTCCAGTCTGCGCTTCGTGACCGCGGCTTCGAAATCCCTGAAGATACCGTCTTCATGGCCGGCGAACACAACACGACGACCGACGAAGTAGAGCTGTACGACAGCGAGGTGCCTGAGAGCCACGCCGACGACCTCAAGCAGTTGCGCGCCAACCTCGCCACCGCCCGCGAGAACGCGGCTGCAGAGCGTGCCGAATCAATGGGGAGCGATGCATCGTCGGGGGTCAGCGAAACGCAACGCCGCGCCGCCGACTGGGCAGAGACCCGCCCCGAGTGGGGCCTGGCTGGCAACGCCGGCTTCGTTATCGGCCCCCGCGAACTGACGAGCGATGTCGACCTTGACGGCCGCGCCTTCCTCCACTCCTACGATTGGTCGACCGACCCTGACGGCGAGGCGCTGGAGGCGATACTCACCGGGCCGATGGTCGTCACGCAGTGGATCAACACCCAGTACTACTTCTCGACAGTCGATAACGCCGTCTACGGGAGCGGGTCGAAGGTGACTCACAACCCTGTCGGCAACGTCGGCGTCTACCAGGGCAACGGCGGCGACCTGATGACCGGCCTCCCGCTACAGTCGCTCATGGCGGCCGACGACGACCCGCACCATCAGCCGCTCCGCCTCTCGACGGTTATTCACGCTCCGGTCGACCGTGTCACCGACGTACTCGCTGACCACGCGGAACTGGCGACCTTGCTCGACAACAACTGGCTCTCGCTGACCGTTGTCGACCCCACGCAGGACCACCATGCCTTCGAGTACGAGCGCGATCTGGAGTGGTCGACCGTGTCTGAGGTGTCCGAAGCTGACCCAGCAGAACCGACCGCCACTGCAGTCGCAGACGACTGA
- a CDS encoding proton-conducting transporter membrane subunit — MSGRNSPKTVGSLPDTTADSPLVPVALTWLVWSMFAASIAVLAVRIRTGFAWEIPGVVAVDGLTVLMWVVVTFFSGIVHSYSRRYLAGSRLKTGFFATVFGFTAVVMGLVAADHLALFGVLWLAMGLLMAKLIGIVSGWDQAEAAATVARKYFIASSALLGVALTALWWATGATTVSGIAAAADTLAGPVWLVAAGALVLAAMIQSALVPFHGWLLSSMTAPTPASALMHAGFVNAGGILLTRFAPVITVDPALMLGIVAVGGASAIGGKLLKSVQTDIKGKLGCSTVGQMGFMIMQAGLGFFGAAITHLILHGFYKAYQFLSAGGQVEHTTPSEGTPHTIGMTTSIVGGVVTLLTGIAGGAVFTVLTGKGTHVDSGLLLTFFVVFTTLHAARNAVQHTSLPTAARYGAVPVVFFPAIVVYAVVYTGVSGLMPVGPITTELTLLHGIIAVFFVGIYIGIETGIHERSQRLYVALLNAGQPSADTVLTTTEDYNEY; from the coding sequence ATGTCAGGACGCAACTCACCGAAGACGGTTGGATCACTCCCGGACACGACGGCTGACTCGCCGCTCGTGCCCGTCGCACTCACATGGCTCGTGTGGTCGATGTTTGCCGCGAGCATTGCTGTGCTTGCCGTCCGAATCCGAACTGGGTTCGCGTGGGAGATACCCGGCGTTGTCGCCGTCGACGGACTGACAGTCCTGATGTGGGTGGTCGTCACCTTCTTCAGCGGTATCGTTCACAGCTATTCGCGCCGCTATCTGGCGGGCAGTCGCCTCAAAACCGGCTTTTTCGCCACCGTGTTCGGCTTCACGGCGGTTGTGATGGGACTGGTCGCGGCTGACCACCTCGCCCTGTTCGGCGTGCTGTGGCTCGCGATGGGGCTGCTGATGGCGAAACTCATCGGTATCGTCAGCGGCTGGGACCAGGCAGAGGCGGCTGCGACGGTTGCCCGCAAGTACTTCATCGCCAGCAGCGCGCTTCTCGGCGTCGCGCTGACGGCACTGTGGTGGGCGACTGGCGCGACTACTGTCTCCGGAATTGCGGCGGCTGCCGACACGCTTGCCGGTCCAGTGTGGCTGGTCGCCGCAGGCGCACTCGTGCTCGCCGCAATGATTCAGTCCGCACTTGTTCCGTTCCACGGCTGGCTCCTCTCCTCGATGACCGCACCAACGCCTGCCTCCGCGCTGATGCACGCCGGGTTCGTCAATGCGGGCGGCATTCTGTTGACTCGCTTTGCTCCGGTCATCACCGTCGACCCCGCGCTCATGCTCGGCATCGTTGCTGTCGGCGGTGCTAGCGCCATTGGCGGAAAACTCCTGAAATCAGTTCAAACGGACATCAAGGGTAAGCTCGGCTGTTCGACTGTCGGTCAGATGGGATTCATGATTATGCAGGCCGGCCTCGGCTTCTTTGGGGCTGCTATCACCCATCTCATCCTGCACGGCTTCTACAAGGCCTACCAGTTCCTCAGTGCCGGCGGACAGGTCGAACACACTACCCCGAGTGAGGGGACGCCACACACTATCGGAATGACGACGAGCATCGTCGGCGGCGTCGTCACGCTGCTGACTGGCATCGCCGGTGGCGCGGTGTTTACAGTGCTGACAGGGAAGGGAACGCATGTCGACAGCGGGCTCCTGTTGACCTTCTTCGTGGTGTTTACGACCCTCCATGCGGCGCGCAACGCCGTCCAGCACACCTCGCTTCCGACGGCGGCCCGCTACGGGGCCGTCCCAGTGGTCTTCTTCCCGGCCATCGTTGTCTATGCTGTTGTCTATACGGGTGTCTCGGGGCTCATGCCTGTCGGCCCCATAACGACCGAACTGACGCTGCTCCACGGCATAATCGCCGTCTTCTTCGTCGGCATCTACATCGGCATCGAGACTGGGATCCATGAGCGCAGCCAGCGCCTCTACGTGGCGCTGCTGAACGCCGGCCAGCCATCGGCCGACACCGTGCTGACCACGACGGAGGACTACAATGAGTACTGA